In Streptomyces venezuelae, the sequence TGGGCCCTGGCCCTGCTGGTGGCCCTGTCGGCCGCCGTGTACCTGGCGGCGAAGTACGCGGAGGGCAGCCGTCCGCTGGTGCTGTCGGTGGTGCGCAGACGGGAGCCCGGGGATCTGGACGCGGCCGTCCGCCCCGGGGACGACATCGAGATCCGGGGCGTGGGATTCGTGCCGCCGGGGGCGCAGACGCCGGAGATGCTGGCCCGTCTGGTCGTACGGATCGGGGCGGTCCACGTGCACGTGCCGCTGGTCCCGGTGGCGGGCGGATTCACCAATCCTTCCGACGCCGTACTGACCGTACCGGTCCCGGCGGAGGTCGAGCCGGGGCGCGTGGAGATCCAGGTGGTCACGGCCGCAGGGGTGGAATCCAACCGCTGCACCATCGATGTTGCCGAGTGATCGGGGTACACATGTCCCGTGAACCGAACCGATGTTCTTGAAACCGACGCCCCCCGCGACGTCGTGGGGCTGCGTGAGCTGGCCTCCCGGCACGCGCTGCTGCCCCTGCGGCTCTTCCTCGGCGTGACCTTCGTGTACGCGGGGATCGACAAACTGACCGACCCGGCGTTCCTCTCCGCCTCCGGAGACGGCTCCATCGGCGACATGATGCGCGGGGTGCGCGACACCTCCGCGATCCCCGCCCTGGTGGACATGTCGCTCCACTCGCCCGTCGGTTTCGCCGTCGCCCTGGCCACCGGGGAGATCCTGGTCGGCCTCGGGACCCTGGCCGGCCTGCTGACCCGTGTCGCGGCCGTCGGCGGGGCGCTGATCGCGCTCAGCCTGTGGCTCACGGTGTCGTGGGCGGTGACCCCGTACTACTACGGCAACGACCTGATCTACATGGTGGCGTGGACCCCGCTGATCCTCGCCGGGGCGCCCTACCTGTCGCTGGACTCGGTGATCCGCTCGCGCCTGTCCCGGCGTACGGCGTAGGTCACCAGCCCGACCAGCGCGGCGAGGGTGAGCCCGCCCACGGTGATCGGGAGGACCGCGAACCAGGGCAGGTCCGCCCCGCCGGTGCTCTCCACCAGGTAGAGCCCGCCCGCCACCACCAGCACCAGTCCCGCGATCAGCCGTCCCGGCTGGAACTCATGACGCCGCACGGGCCACCTCCACCTGTCCGAAGTCCGCACCGAGGTGCAGCTCGATCGTCCCGCCGGCCTCGGTGCCGGCCGCCGGCGCGAGGGTCTCCGTACGGTTCTGCCCGCCGATCCGCTCGATCCGGTCCGCGCGGTCCCCGGGCATCTGTACGTCGCCCATCCGATGGATGGTGACATCGGCCAGCGCGGTGACCTCCCGCGGCAGGACCACCTTGAGCCGGCCCGCCTCGATGGACGCCTCGACGGCCACGGTGGTGCCCTTCGGGACGTCCAGCCGGCTCAGGTCCAGCGTGGCGAGCCCGGTGCGCGCCTCGTACACGGGCCTCACGTCGGCCACCGCGGCCGGACGCCATTCGACCTCCCGCCAGTCCGTGCCGATCTGCCGGGGCAGTGCGGCCGCGCCAGCGAGCAGGCACGCGGTGAACAGGGCCAGCACGATCGTGCCGAACCCGGTACGCCCCAGCAGGGAGCTGACCGCGAGGCCCAGGCCGAAGACGATCAGCGCGGCGGCCAGCCCGGTCTGCAGGGCCTCACCGAGCGGGTTGCCCTCCCAGACCGCCGCGGTCCCCGCGATCCCGGCCAGCAGCGCCAGCACGAACACCCGGCCGCCGATGCCGCCGCGCGGGCGGGCCGGGGCGACGGGAGCCTTCGCGGCCGCCGCCGGGGTGCCGCCGGTCACCACCGGATCCGCCGCGTCGTCGGGCCCCCACAGGTATCCCGTCCCGCCGACCGGACCCGTCGTACCGTCCTTGACCAGCGGGTCCCGCCACCAGGAGGGGCCGCCGGGGGTGGGCGGCGCCTGCGTCTCCGGCGGGGCGGGGGAGTGCGCGGCGCGCGGGGCGCCACCGGCCGGATCGGGCGCCGCCTGCGCCTCGGGCCGGTAGGTGTGCCGGTTGCGCTGCGACCAGTACGAGGCCCCGCCCAGCGCCAGGACGACCAGTACCGAGAAGGCCGCCAGCCCGCCGTTGTCCAGCATCGACAGGAACAGCGCGCAGCCCACCAGCGCGGCGAACACCGCCGCCAGCGTGGCCCCCTCGACCCGGCCGGTCAGCAGCTTCTTCGCCTCGCTGTCCTCCTCGCCCTCCAGGGGGAGCAGCAGCCACGCGAAGCCGTAGAAGATCAGACCGACGCCGCCGGTGACCGCGAGGACACCGAGGACGATCCGGAAGACCACCGGATCCAGGTCGAAGTACCGGCCGAGACCGCCGCACACGCCCGCGAGGACCTTGTCGCGCTTGCTGCGGCGCAGGGGCGGCCGGGCGTCGGCGGCCCGCGGGGCCCCGGGCTCGGCCGGCGGGGCGTCGTGTACTTCGGTCATGGGTCCATGGTGACGGCCCGCCGGAGCGACCGGCATCCGGCCCTACCCTGGTGCAACCCTGATATCCCCCCGGTACAAGTGGGGGGATGCCCTGATGACCGGCCCCCGCCGGGCGTGTGACCCTTGGTGACATGCCCGTAGCCGCCGCTCCCCGTACCCCGCACGCACCGGACGCCGACGAGGTGCCGCAGCGCAAGCTCTATCGCAGCGCCGACGGCCGGATGCTCGGCGGTGTGGCGCGCGGTCTCGCCGGGCACCTCGGGCTGCCGGTGGGCTGGGTCCGCCTGGCGTTCCTCCTGCTGTTCATGTGGGGCGACGGGCTGGGCGTGCTGCTGTACGCCGCGTTCTGGGTCTTCGTGCCGCTCGGCGTCGGCGGCCGGACCGGACACCGCTCCTTCTTCGAGACCCTCCCCGACGGCACCCGCCGGCTGCGCAAACCCGACCGCGGGCAGATCACCGCGCTGATCGCCCTGTTCATCGGTGCGGGCATCTTCATCTCCAAGGTCCAGATGGGCGGCGCGTCCGGCCGGTACGTGTGGCCGACGCTGCTGGTCGGAGCCGGGGTCGTGCTCGTGTGGCGGCAGGCCGACAACGCCCGCCGGGCCCACTGGTCCACGGCCGCCGGACGGCACGGACGCCTCTTCCAGGTCGCGCGGGCCCTGGCCGGCGTCGCCCTGGTCGGGGTGGGCCTGACCGTCTTCATCGTCGTACGGGGCTCCGCCGCACAGCTCGGCA encodes:
- a CDS encoding TQO small subunit DoxD is translated as MNRTDVLETDAPRDVVGLRELASRHALLPLRLFLGVTFVYAGIDKLTDPAFLSASGDGSIGDMMRGVRDTSAIPALVDMSLHSPVGFAVALATGEILVGLGTLAGLLTRVAAVGGALIALSLWLTVSWAVTPYYYGNDLIYMVAWTPLILAGAPYLSLDSVIRSRLSRRTA
- a CDS encoding PspC domain-containing protein, whose translation is MTEVHDAPPAEPGAPRAADARPPLRRSKRDKVLAGVCGGLGRYFDLDPVVFRIVLGVLAVTGGVGLIFYGFAWLLLPLEGEEDSEAKKLLTGRVEGATLAAVFAALVGCALFLSMLDNGGLAAFSVLVVLALGGASYWSQRNRHTYRPEAQAAPDPAGGAPRAAHSPAPPETQAPPTPGGPSWWRDPLVKDGTTGPVGGTGYLWGPDDAADPVVTGGTPAAAAKAPVAPARPRGGIGGRVFVLALLAGIAGTAAVWEGNPLGEALQTGLAAALIVFGLGLAVSSLLGRTGFGTIVLALFTACLLAGAAALPRQIGTDWREVEWRPAAVADVRPVYEARTGLATLDLSRLDVPKGTTVAVEASIEAGRLKVVLPREVTALADVTIHRMGDVQMPGDRADRIERIGGQNRTETLAPAAGTEAGGTIELHLGADFGQVEVARAAS